The following are from one region of the Vitis riparia cultivar Riparia Gloire de Montpellier isolate 1030 chromosome 14, EGFV_Vit.rip_1.0, whole genome shotgun sequence genome:
- the LOC117930022 gene encoding uncharacterized protein LOC117930022 — MGSPNPTLQPYILISDKSILFSSLENQIMPTINFLKDLVKTNEKVILALKHCSRVVRYNLQKELVPNMNTLRAHGVPEPRIVSLIVMQPKSLFSRPDLFEKVVIAVKDMGFDPGKSTFVLAVQTLSVMRKMDWEKKHELYMSFGWSEHDFRSAFVKQPMFMWCSEKKITAFMDFFVNKLGLKPSDVAKCPNLFLTSFVKRIIPRCSVVQVLISKGLKVKKNFDVVWILNLDKKTFETKFLIPFKDDAPEVIKAYQEGMGLQGFNDGLQLFEIDTK; from the coding sequence ATGGGTTCACCAAACCCGACATTACAACCCTACATTCTGATTTCAGACAAGTCAATTCTATTTAGTAGCTTGGAGAACCAAATTATGCCCACCATTAATTTCCTTAAAGACCTTGTGAAGACCAATGAGAAGGTCATTTTGGCTCTGAAACATTGCAGCCGCGTTGTTAGGTATAACTTACAGAAAGAACTTGTGCCAAACATGAACACATTGCGAGCCCACGGTGTCCCGGAGCCTAGAATTGTTTCGCTAATTGTGATGCAACCTAAATCACTCTTTTCTAGACCAGATTTGTTTGAAAAGGTAGTCATTGCAGTTAAAGACATGGGTTTTGATCCAGGGAAATCGACTTTTGTCTTGGCTGTTCAGACATTGTCAGTAATGCGCAAAATGGATTGGGAAAAAAAGCACGAGCTCTATATGAGCTTTGGTTGGTCGGAGCATGATTTTCGTTCAGCGTTCGTTAAACAGCCAATGTTCATGTGGTGCTCAGAGAAGAAGATTACAGCGTTTATGGATTTCTTTGTCAACAAGTTGGGTCTCAAGCCATCGGATGTTGCCAAATGCCCAAATCTTTTTCTGACTAGTTTTGTGAAAAGAATCATTCCTAGATGTTCAGTTGTGCAAGTTTTAATATCCAAAGGTCTGAAGGTTAAGAAGAACTTTGATGTAGTTTGGATATTGAATCTGGATAAGAAGACATTTGAGACAAAGTTCCTGATCCCGTTTAAGGATGATGCTCCTGAAGTGATCAAGGCATACCAGGAGGGCATGGGATTACAAGGATTCAATGATGGATTGCAGTTGTTCGAAATTGACACCAAATAA
- the LOC117931278 gene encoding protoporphyrinogen oxidase, mitochondrial, whose product MAEKSDAQSHYNGSGKRVAVVGAGVSGLAAAYKLKLHGVNVTLYEAEERAGGKLRSVSQHGLVWDEGANTMTESEIEVGSLLDNLRLREKQQFPISQNKRYIVRNGMPVLLPSNPIALIKSNILSAKSKFQIILEPFLWKKSDLSKVSDDHMKESVGGFFQRHFGKEVVDYLIDPFVAGTSGGDPESLSMHHTFPELWNLEKRFGSIIAGAVLSKLSAKREKQGEIKGSLEKKKRQRGSFSFQGGMQTLTDTLCKELGKDKLRLKSKVLSLSYSHGEKSALENWSVAYASNLRKQSKDLSFDAVIMTAPLCNVREMKIMKKGNPFLLDFLPEVSYLPLSVIITTFKKENVKRPLEGFGVLVPSKEQQNGLKTLGTLFSSMMFPDRAPNDLYLYTTFIGGSRNRELAKASTDELKQIVTSDLRQLLGAEGEPTFVNHFYWSKAFPLFGHNYDSVLEAIDKMEKDLPGFFYAGNHKGGLSVGKAIASGCKAADLVISYLKSSSDGKMFKE is encoded by the exons ATGGCTGAGAAATCAGATGCCCAGTCACACTATAATG GTTCTGGTAAAAGAGTGGCTGTTGTTGGTGCTGGTGTTAG TGGGCTTGCTGCAGCATACAAATTGAAATTACATGGTGTGAACGTCACATTATATGAAGCTGAAGAAAGAGCTGGTGGGAAATTACGAAGTGTTTCACAACATGGTCTAGTTTGGGATGAGGGTGCCAATACAATG ACGGAGAGTGAGATAGAGGTCGGAAGCTTGCTTGATAATCTTAGGCTTCGAGAGAAGCAACAGTTT CCAATTTCACAGAACAAGCGGTATATTGTAAGAAATGGAATGCCAGTCCTG TTACCCTCAAATCCTATTGCGCTGATCAAGAGCAATATCCTGTCAGCAAAATCCAAG TTTCAGATAATTTTGGAGCCATTTTTGTGGAAGAAGAGTGACCTTTCAAAGGTGTCTGATGATCATATGAAGGAAag TGTGGGTGGGTTCTTTCAGCGTCATTTTGGGAAAGAG GTTGTTGATTATTTAATTGACCCTTTTGTGGCGGGTACAAGTGGAGGTGATCCTGAATCACTTTCT ATGCATCATACTTTTCCAGAGCTATGGAATCTGGAAAAAAG GTTTGGTTCAATCATAGCTGGGGCAGTTCTGTCCAAGTTATCTgctaaaagagaaaaacaaggaGAAATAAAGGGTTCTTTGGAGAAAAAGAAGCGTCAGCGCGGTTCATTTTCCTTCCAGGGTGGAATGCAG ACGCTCACTGACACATTATGCAAAGAGCTTGGCAAAGACAAACTTAGACTCAAGTCAAAGGTGTTGTCATTATCTTACAGTCATGGTGAGAAGTCTGCATTAGAGAATTGGTCAGTTGCTTATGCTTCAAACCTTAGAAAGCAATCAAAAGATTTATCTTTTGATGCTGTTATCATGACA GCTCCTCTCTGTAATGTTCGAGAAATGAAGATCATGAAAAAAGGAAACCCCTTCCTGCTTGACTTTCTTCCTGAG GTGAGTTATTTGCCACTCTCAGTTATAATCACCACCTTTAAAAAGGAGAATGTCAAGAGGCCCCTTGAGGGATTTGGAGTTCTTGTTCCTTCCAAAGAGCAACAAAATGGTTTAAAGACCCTTG GTACACTCTTTTCCTCTATGATGTTTCCAGACCGTGCTCCCAATGACCTATATCTCTATACTACCTTCATTGGGGGAAGTCGAAACCGGGAACTAGCAAAAGCTTCAAC GGATGAGCTCAAGCAGATAGTCACCTCTGACCTTAGACAGTTACTGGGTGCAGAGGGGGAGCCAACATTTGTGAA CCATTTCTACTGGAGTAAAGCATTTCCATTATTTGGGCACAACTATGATTCAGTTCTAGAAGCCATTGACAAGATGGAAAAAGATCTTCCGGGATTCTTCTATGCAG GTAACCATAAGGGCGGGCTTTCAGTTGGAAAAGCAATAGCCTCTGGGTGCAAAGCAGCTGATCTCGTAATATCCTACCTCAAATCTTCGTCAGATGGTAAGATGTTCAAGGAGTGA